One Cellulomonas sp. Y8 DNA segment encodes these proteins:
- a CDS encoding META domain-containing protein, translating into MDEVVGRTWRFTEVAGVPLDDGPERAHPALTFSGDGQVYGTGGVNRLRGTWSFAPDGGDADPGGPAADPGRPAPADAAPGTRTGTLTFGPVVTTLMAGTPEHMARERAVLDLLAHPVRAAVADGALVLVDGEGRVSRLLPAPAEDSV; encoded by the coding sequence ATGGACGAGGTCGTCGGGCGCACGTGGCGGTTCACCGAGGTCGCGGGCGTGCCGCTCGACGACGGTCCGGAGCGCGCGCACCCGGCGCTGACGTTCTCCGGGGACGGCCAGGTCTACGGCACCGGCGGGGTGAACCGGCTGCGCGGCACCTGGTCCTTCGCCCCGGACGGTGGCGACGCGGACCCGGGCGGCCCCGCGGCCGACCCGGGCCGGCCCGCGCCGGCCGACGCCGCGCCCGGCACCCGCACCGGCACGCTGACGTTCGGCCCCGTGGTGACCACGCTCATGGCCGGCACGCCCGAGCACATGGCCCGGGAGCGGGCGGTGCTCGACCTGCTGGCCCACCCCGTGCGCGCGGCCGTGGCCGACGGCGCGCTGGTGCTCGTCGACGGCGAGGGGCGGGTCAGCCGCCTGCTGCCCGCCCCCGCCGAGGACTCCGTCTAG
- the hemQ gene encoding hydrogen peroxide-dependent heme synthase yields MSTTTPPVGGHSPETADEINASIRYAMYAVFETTEPLPADGVERKRYVEDALAALTGPDAPEGLVVRGWYDVAGLRADADLMVWWWAPTIEAVQEAFHRLRASELGAHLLPVWSVAAMHRPAEFNRGHVPAFLAGEEPRDYLCVYPFVRSYEWYLLSDEERRELLREHGHAARDYADVRANTLSSFALGDYEWILGFEADELHRIVDLMRDLRATGARRHVREEVPFYTGPRVELADWAERQPRA; encoded by the coding sequence ATGAGCACCACGACGCCGCCGGTCGGCGGGCACAGCCCCGAGACCGCCGACGAGATCAACGCCTCGATCCGGTACGCGATGTACGCGGTGTTCGAGACCACGGAGCCGCTGCCGGCCGACGGTGTCGAGCGGAAACGCTACGTCGAGGACGCGCTCGCCGCGCTGACCGGCCCCGACGCCCCCGAGGGCCTGGTCGTCCGCGGCTGGTACGACGTCGCCGGCCTGCGCGCCGACGCGGACCTCATGGTCTGGTGGTGGGCCCCGACGATCGAGGCCGTGCAGGAGGCGTTCCACCGGCTCCGTGCCAGCGAGCTCGGCGCGCACCTGCTGCCCGTGTGGTCCGTCGCGGCGATGCACCGCCCGGCCGAGTTCAACCGCGGCCACGTCCCGGCGTTCCTGGCCGGCGAGGAGCCGCGCGACTACCTGTGCGTGTACCCGTTCGTCCGGTCCTACGAGTGGTACCTGCTGTCCGACGAGGAGCGCCGCGAGCTGCTCCGGGAGCACGGCCACGCCGCCCGGGACTACGCCGACGTCCGCGCCAACACGCTGTCGTCGTTCGCGCTCGGCGACTACGAGTGGATCCTCGGGTTCGAGGCGGACGAGCTGCACCGCATCGTCGACCTCATGCGCGACCTGCGCGCCACCGGCGCCCGCCGGCACGTGCGCGAGGAGGTGCCGTTCTACACCGGCCCGCGCGTCGAGCTCGCGGACTGGGCGGAGCGGCAGCCGCGCGCCTGA
- a CDS encoding ferrochelatase, with translation MSSPTVTASSLAPYDALLLLSFGGPEKPEDVLPFMRNVTRGKGIPEERLVEVSQHYALFGGRSPINDQNRELLAALRAELDARGIDTPLAWGNRNWEPYTDGALADLRERGTSRVLAVVTSAYGSYSGCRQYREHVAAALAGVAGEADGCSDAEAAAGVQVDKLRHYFNHPGFVRANADAVVEAFTELAAQVGRPVAEVAAEAPLLFVTHSIPLAMEAGSAAARPGYQAQHQDACREVVQLVAAELGVSPDWSLAFCSRSGPPSQPWLEPDINDVLAERAEAGTTAVVMSPIGFVSDHMEVAYDLDTEAMATAKDLGVTAVRAGSASTRAPFVAGLVDLMLERAAAERGEDPDRATVGVLGAWPDRCAVGCCFQRAGVDTGLPTINQQRADDTSEGAAAR, from the coding sequence CACCGTGACGGCGTCGTCGCTCGCACCGTACGACGCCCTCCTCCTCCTCTCGTTCGGCGGCCCGGAGAAGCCCGAGGACGTCCTGCCGTTCATGCGCAACGTGACCCGCGGCAAGGGCATCCCCGAGGAGCGCCTGGTCGAGGTCAGCCAGCACTACGCGCTGTTCGGCGGCCGCAGCCCGATCAACGACCAGAACCGCGAGCTGCTCGCCGCCCTGCGCGCCGAGCTCGACGCGCGCGGCATCGACACCCCGCTCGCGTGGGGCAACCGCAACTGGGAGCCCTACACCGACGGCGCCCTGGCGGACCTGCGCGAGCGCGGCACGTCCCGCGTGCTCGCGGTCGTCACCAGCGCCTACGGGTCCTACTCCGGCTGCCGGCAGTACCGTGAGCACGTCGCCGCGGCGCTCGCGGGCGTGGCGGGGGAGGCGGACGGCTGCTCCGACGCCGAGGCCGCCGCGGGCGTCCAGGTCGACAAGCTGCGGCACTACTTCAACCACCCGGGCTTCGTGCGCGCCAACGCCGACGCCGTGGTCGAGGCGTTCACCGAGCTCGCCGCGCAGGTCGGCCGGCCGGTCGCCGAGGTGGCGGCCGAGGCGCCGCTGCTGTTCGTCACGCACTCGATCCCGCTCGCGATGGAGGCCGGCTCCGCCGCCGCCCGCCCCGGGTACCAGGCCCAGCACCAGGACGCCTGCCGCGAGGTGGTGCAGCTGGTCGCCGCCGAGCTCGGGGTCTCGCCGGACTGGAGCCTGGCGTTCTGCTCGCGCTCCGGCCCGCCGTCGCAGCCGTGGCTCGAGCCCGACATCAACGACGTGCTCGCCGAGCGGGCGGAGGCCGGCACCACCGCGGTCGTCATGTCGCCGATCGGCTTCGTGTCCGACCACATGGAGGTCGCCTACGACCTCGACACCGAGGCGATGGCCACCGCGAAGGACCTCGGCGTCACCGCCGTCCGCGCGGGCTCGGCGTCCACCCGGGCCCCGTTCGTCGCCGGTCTGGTCGACCTGATGCTCGAGCGCGCCGCCGCCGAGCGCGGCGAGGACCCCGACCGGGCGACCGTCGGCGTGCTCGGCGCCTGGCCCGACCGGTGCGCCGTCGGCTGCTGCTTCCAGCGCGCCGGCGTCGACACGGGCCTGCCCACGATCAACCAGCAGCGAGCGGACGACACCAGCGAGGGAGCAGCAGCACGATGA